A window of Gemmatimonadota bacterium contains these coding sequences:
- a CDS encoding RecQ family ATP-dependent DNA helicase: protein MVPSQSPHFLSLDLEVGKQDHRIRAFAAVRTDVDQPLVFHGGDLAMALAKLDDFADGVDFLLGHNLITFDLPHLKAAKSDLRILELPPVDTLWLNPLAFPRNPYHHLVKHYQDGQLKRGRLNDPELDACLALEVFDSQQTALRDAPFSLLAAWHWLTGTGPDSAGFDAVFAAIRYSPLSTEAAANAAIRERLAGIACQNRGQDILENVAQSGWPLAYALAWLSVSGGNSVMPPWVRHQFPEASKLVRQLRDMPCGESDCDWCGERHNPRKELKRWFGFDDFRPEPVDQDGQPMQQTIVETAMAEEHALGILPTGTGKSLCYQIPALSRYDKTGALTVVISPLVALMADQVAGLEAHGIGSCVAINGLLSMPERADALDRVRLGDAGILIISPEQLRNQSLHRVLDQREIGAWVLDEAHCLSKWGHTFRPDYRYIGRVIRKKAGQDPIPPVLCLTATAKPDVVADIKQYFQDELGIRLKVFDGGSHRTNLEFIVVPTTGGEKFSHIHQILMTDLPPDLPGGAIVYCATRRQTEEVAEFLQDKEIAADYFHAGLQPETKKNVQQCFISGELRVIAATNAFGMGIDKPDVRLVIHADIPGSLENYLQEAGRAGRDRQMARCVLLYTTDDVERQFGLSARSRLTRREIHGVLRALRNLDRKKRLDGEVVATAGEILSEDDEKVFERDSTTDDTRVRTAISWLEEAILLTRDENRVQVFPSSLRVDSVEEARNRLAKASMTDNHRRRLLRIAETLIDADPDEGISTDELMGVSGLSAEGVRSALYNLERLGIASNDTVLTAFVHAGVVRNSLKRFDEAAELETALISQMREVAPDMGKGDTSILHLRVAAQTLRDEGVTDPLPERLWRILRSIANDGRGEEGDAGSLGVRRRDAETVQVMLRREWSDLEELASRRREGAKRLLDHLLACLPPGSRGLDLLAETTLGKLLEAITSDLFIESRNPEKLLDRALLWLHEQEIIRLNKGLAVFRPAMTIRLEEERRGFATADFAPLDFHYKGQVLQIHVMVEFAQRGLDNMADALRLAIDYFSLKQEDFLRRWLPDRDKEIARETTPESWRAIVESLKNPIQQRIVADDREQTNVLVLAGPGSGKTRVLVHRIAYLIRARRENPRGILALAYNRHAAVEIRRRLIDLIGDDARGVTVLTCHALAMRLVGVSFQERERRLLDDDAFREVLRQATALLRGEGLEPEEADDQRERLLAGFRWILVDEYQDIGADQYELISALAGRTLKDEDRKLTLFAVGDDDQNIYAFNGASVEFIRRFEADYGPKPTYLIDNYRSTDHIIATANALINPARQRMKTGHPIRIDRARAKNPPGGDWDALDPISRGRVQILSTWRDPISQAQVAMAELQRLAALSPNWDWSTCAVIAREWKYLDPVRAFCETHHIPVQMGNEEIPSFWHLRETREFVEWLRGRDTRLVDSADLNNWVDAHPSGPWIELLRQALDEHTLETGGAEVPVDHFIEWLAEWGRDIRRRQRGLLLLTAHRAKGLEFDHIAVLDGGWNKIDRSEDPDASRRLYYVAMTRARQTLALVRFQGSRPAGGTRPDFVMESEPPVYGRLHSLPYTFPNNGSVLHRTSGDSQPEILELARQYRRPSLREVNLGFAGRYYTNHPVHRAIASLSPGDPIETRIAKTGSWELLNQSGMVVGRLAQAFEPPSGMRCKSATVFAVVDWSREASESQYRDHAKCDAWEVVVPELVFEPERE from the coding sequence ATGGTCCCAAGTCAATCTCCCCACTTTCTCTCTCTGGACCTTGAAGTCGGCAAGCAAGATCACCGCATTCGCGCATTTGCCGCAGTGCGTACGGACGTTGATCAACCGTTGGTCTTCCACGGCGGCGACCTGGCAATGGCGTTGGCGAAACTCGACGACTTCGCTGATGGCGTGGACTTCCTGCTCGGCCACAACCTGATCACTTTCGATCTACCACATCTGAAAGCCGCGAAGTCCGATCTACGGATATTGGAGCTACCGCCGGTAGATACATTGTGGCTCAACCCCCTCGCCTTTCCCCGTAATCCCTATCACCACCTCGTCAAACACTATCAGGATGGACAGCTCAAACGCGGGCGATTAAACGACCCGGAACTCGACGCCTGCCTCGCGCTGGAAGTCTTCGACAGTCAACAAACCGCCTTGCGCGATGCACCTTTTAGCTTACTCGCTGCGTGGCATTGGTTGACCGGAACAGGACCTGACAGCGCGGGGTTCGACGCCGTATTCGCTGCCATAAGGTACTCGCCCCTGTCAACCGAAGCAGCAGCCAACGCGGCGATCCGCGAGCGACTTGCGGGCATCGCCTGCCAGAATCGCGGTCAGGACATTCTCGAGAATGTCGCTCAAAGCGGCTGGCCACTGGCTTACGCGCTGGCCTGGCTATCAGTTTCCGGCGGTAATTCTGTGATGCCTCCGTGGGTACGACATCAGTTTCCAGAAGCCAGTAAGCTGGTTCGCCAACTACGCGATATGCCCTGTGGCGAGTCGGACTGCGACTGGTGTGGGGAGAGACACAATCCACGCAAAGAGCTTAAACGCTGGTTTGGATTTGACGATTTTCGTCCAGAACCGGTGGATCAAGACGGCCAGCCCATGCAGCAGACCATCGTCGAGACAGCAATGGCTGAGGAGCACGCTCTAGGCATTCTGCCTACCGGCACCGGCAAATCGCTCTGCTACCAGATCCCAGCTTTATCCCGCTATGACAAGACCGGTGCTCTCACGGTGGTAATTTCGCCTTTGGTCGCGCTCATGGCGGATCAGGTGGCGGGGCTGGAGGCACACGGAATCGGCTCCTGTGTGGCTATCAATGGGTTGCTGTCCATGCCCGAGCGAGCCGATGCGTTGGACCGGGTTCGACTCGGGGACGCAGGCATCCTCATCATCTCACCGGAGCAACTCCGCAATCAATCTCTGCACAGGGTACTGGATCAACGCGAAATCGGTGCCTGGGTGCTGGACGAAGCCCACTGCCTCTCAAAGTGGGGACACACCTTTCGGCCCGATTATCGCTACATAGGACGCGTCATCCGCAAAAAGGCGGGACAGGATCCGATCCCACCAGTGCTATGCCTGACCGCAACCGCCAAGCCCGATGTGGTAGCGGACATCAAGCAATATTTTCAGGACGAACTCGGTATAAGACTGAAGGTTTTCGATGGCGGTTCTCATCGCACCAATCTGGAGTTCATAGTGGTGCCAACAACCGGGGGAGAGAAGTTCTCGCACATCCACCAGATTCTAATGACTGACTTGCCACCGGACCTGCCCGGAGGAGCCATCGTCTATTGTGCTACACGCCGACAGACCGAAGAGGTAGCGGAATTCCTGCAGGACAAAGAGATCGCGGCAGACTACTTTCACGCGGGGCTACAGCCCGAGACCAAGAAGAATGTGCAGCAGTGCTTCATCAGCGGCGAGCTACGCGTGATCGCGGCTACCAATGCCTTTGGCATGGGCATCGACAAACCGGATGTGCGTCTGGTAATCCACGCCGATATTCCCGGGTCGCTGGAGAACTACCTGCAGGAGGCAGGCCGCGCCGGACGAGATCGGCAGATGGCGCGCTGCGTACTTCTCTATACGACGGACGATGTGGAGAGACAGTTCGGCTTGTCGGCGCGTTCGCGGCTCACCCGGCGGGAGATTCACGGCGTCCTGAGAGCGCTGCGCAACCTGGATCGAAAAAAACGTCTGGACGGCGAGGTCGTGGCCACAGCAGGCGAAATCCTCAGCGAGGACGACGAAAAGGTATTCGAACGAGACTCAACCACCGACGATACCCGCGTGCGAACCGCCATATCCTGGCTTGAGGAGGCGATACTATTGACCAGAGATGAGAACCGGGTGCAGGTATTTCCTTCATCTCTCCGGGTGGATTCGGTAGAGGAAGCACGCAACCGGTTGGCGAAGGCGTCCATGACCGACAACCACCGGAGACGACTACTCAGAATCGCCGAAACGCTAATCGATGCCGACCCCGATGAAGGCATCTCCACTGACGAACTGATGGGCGTATCCGGCCTGAGTGCCGAAGGCGTACGCAGTGCCCTATACAATCTGGAGCGGCTGGGCATCGCCAGCAACGATACAGTGCTGACCGCCTTTGTCCATGCGGGAGTGGTGCGCAACTCGCTCAAGCGCTTTGATGAGGCGGCGGAGTTGGAGACCGCCCTGATCTCGCAGATGCGCGAAGTCGCACCGGATATGGGCAAGGGAGACACCTCAATCCTGCATTTGCGCGTCGCCGCGCAAACTCTGAGGGATGAGGGAGTGACCGATCCCCTGCCGGAACGACTATGGCGCATTCTCCGCAGTATCGCCAACGACGGACGCGGCGAAGAGGGCGACGCTGGCAGCCTCGGGGTACGACGACGAGACGCAGAGACAGTGCAGGTAATGTTGCGACGCGAATGGTCGGATTTGGAGGAACTCGCGTCGCGTCGGCGCGAAGGGGCAAAGCGCCTGCTAGATCACTTACTCGCCTGTCTGCCACCCGGGAGTCGAGGCCTGGATCTACTGGCGGAGACCACCCTTGGCAAACTATTGGAAGCGATCACGTCCGACCTGTTTATAGAAAGCAGGAATCCTGAGAAGTTGCTGGATCGCGCGCTCCTGTGGCTGCACGAGCAGGAAATCATTCGTCTCAACAAGGGCCTTGCGGTATTTCGTCCGGCCATGACCATCCGGCTGGAGGAGGAAAGGCGCGGCTTTGCCACCGCCGACTTTGCACCACTCGATTTCCACTACAAAGGGCAGGTGTTACAGATCCATGTAATGGTGGAATTCGCGCAGCGGGGCCTCGACAACATGGCCGACGCTCTGCGTCTGGCTATTGACTACTTCAGTTTGAAGCAGGAGGATTTCCTTCGCCGCTGGCTACCAGATCGGGATAAGGAAATAGCAAGGGAGACCACGCCCGAATCGTGGAGAGCCATCGTCGAAAGTCTGAAAAATCCCATTCAGCAGCGCATCGTTGCGGATGATCGGGAGCAGACGAACGTGCTGGTGCTCGCCGGTCCCGGCTCGGGTAAGACGCGAGTGCTGGTTCACCGCATCGCCTACCTCATACGCGCAAGGCGCGAAAATCCCCGCGGTATTCTGGCGCTGGCCTATAATCGACACGCGGCAGTCGAGATCCGGCGACGCCTCATAGATTTGATCGGCGACGACGCCCGCGGAGTAACTGTGCTCACTTGTCACGCGCTGGCCATGCGACTGGTAGGTGTCAGCTTTCAAGAGCGAGAACGCCGGCTACTCGACGACGATGCATTTCGCGAAGTTTTGCGCCAGGCAACGGCACTGCTGCGCGGCGAGGGGCTAGAGCCGGAGGAAGCGGATGATCAGCGGGAACGGCTCCTCGCGGGTTTCCGCTGGATTCTGGTAGATGAATACCAGGACATTGGCGCGGATCAATACGAGTTGATATCTGCCCTGGCCGGACGAACCCTGAAAGATGAAGACCGCAAGCTCACCCTCTTCGCAGTAGGCGACGACGACCAGAACATCTATGCCTTCAACGGTGCTTCAGTGGAGTTCATCCGTCGTTTCGAAGCGGATTACGGGCCAAAGCCCACCTACCTGATCGACAACTACCGATCCACTGACCACATCATCGCAACGGCCAACGCGCTGATCAACCCGGCGCGCCAACGGATGAAGACCGGACATCCCATCCGCATTGACCGGGCGCGTGCGAAGAATCCGCCCGGTGGCGACTGGGATGCGCTGGATCCGATCTCTCGCGGTCGAGTCCAGATTCTATCTACCTGGCGCGATCCGATCTCGCAAGCGCAGGTCGCTATGGCAGAGTTGCAGCGTCTCGCAGCACTCTCTCCGAATTGGGATTGGTCCACATGTGCAGTGATCGCACGCGAGTGGAAATATCTGGATCCGGTACGTGCATTCTGCGAAACCCACCATATCCCGGTGCAGATGGGAAACGAAGAAATTCCGAGCTTCTGGCACCTGCGGGAAACTCGGGAATTTGTTGAATGGCTACGTGGACGAGATACCCGTCTGGTAGATAGCGCGGATCTGAACAATTGGGTAGATGCACACCCCTCAGGACCCTGGATTGAGCTACTGCGGCAAGCCCTGGACGAGCACACCCTGGAAACTGGCGGCGCAGAAGTACCGGTGGACCACTTCATCGAGTGGCTGGCCGAATGGGGGCGAGATATACGCCGCCGCCAGCGCGGGCTCTTGCTATTGACCGCACACCGCGCCAAGGGATTGGAATTTGATCACATAGCGGTACTCGATGGAGGCTGGAACAAAATCGACAGAAGCGAAGACCCGGATGCATCGCGCAGGCTCTACTACGTGGCTATGACGCGCGCCCGGCAGACTCTCGCGCTCGTGCGTTTTCAAGGATCGCGCCCGGCAGGAGGTACACGACCGGATTTCGTAATGGAATCTGAACCTCCAGTGTACGGACGCTTGCACTCGTTGCCATATACCTTTCCGAACAATGGCTCGGTTCTGCACCGCACATCCGGTGACTCGCAGCCGGAAATCCTGGAACTCGCACGTCAATATCGACGACCCAGTCTGCGCGAGGTCAATCTGGGATTCGCAGGGCGTTACTACACCAACCATCCGGTGCATCGTGCGATAGCCTCTCTGTCGCCCGGTGATCCAATAGAGACGCGGATTGCCAAAACTGGCTCCTGGGAATTGCTGAACCAGTCGGGAATGGTGGTGGGGCGTCTTGCCCAGGCGTTTGAACCCCCATCGGGCATGCGGTGCAAGTCTGCCACAGTCTTCGCTGTCGTGGATTGGAGTCGCGAAGCATCGGAATCGCAATACCGCGACCACGCGAAATGCGATGCCTGGGAGGTTGTGGTGCCGGAACTGGTGTTCGAGCCAGAACGCGAGTAG
- a CDS encoding PLP-dependent aminotransferase family protein: MERYPFGSGRPDPASFPKRELAEAAMRILPEMGNELALYPGTLGYQPMRQVLADRLLRREGIAPPVEEIALTNGSMQPVTLMAQMFIDQPGDGVVMEEFCYSGTIGAYNKEGAELVSIPVDEHGMRMDALSDELKKRAGNGKLPKFIYVLATFQNPTGAIMPLERRKELLQIAAQYEIPVVEDHCYADTVYEDDYYVPSLYTLPAEVPVVHIESLSKILGPGVRLGCFFTKQPLLGKILQIRRDGGTSSLAAAIVYEYFREHLWTHVNNINAIVKEKRDLMFEMLGQSPDAFEWFSRPKGGLFIWVKLPDATDVIECEQIAESRGIDYATGKAFHVHHDDVPYLRLAFGYASLAQIREGIPKLAECVMATQK, from the coding sequence ATGGAGCGATATCCTTTTGGCAGCGGACGTCCCGATCCGGCATCATTTCCCAAGCGGGAATTGGCCGAAGCCGCCATGCGTATCTTGCCCGAAATGGGCAATGAACTGGCACTTTATCCCGGCACATTGGGATATCAACCGATGCGACAGGTCCTGGCTGATCGCCTGTTGCGACGCGAAGGGATCGCCCCTCCCGTTGAAGAAATCGCATTGACCAATGGCTCAATGCAGCCCGTGACCCTGATGGCGCAGATGTTTATCGATCAGCCTGGCGATGGCGTCGTCATGGAGGAATTTTGTTACTCCGGTACAATTGGCGCATATAACAAAGAAGGCGCAGAATTGGTGAGCATTCCCGTGGATGAACACGGCATGCGGATGGACGCACTATCCGACGAATTAAAAAAACGAGCCGGTAACGGGAAACTGCCCAAATTCATTTATGTACTCGCAACATTCCAAAATCCCACGGGTGCGATCATGCCCCTCGAACGGCGAAAAGAACTGTTGCAAATTGCCGCACAGTACGAGATCCCCGTCGTCGAAGACCACTGCTATGCCGACACGGTGTATGAAGACGATTATTACGTACCTTCCCTCTATACCCTCCCAGCGGAAGTGCCCGTAGTACATATTGAATCCCTCTCCAAAATTCTGGGGCCAGGTGTGCGCCTGGGGTGCTTTTTCACCAAACAACCCCTCCTGGGCAAAATTTTGCAAATTCGTCGAGACGGCGGCACGAGTTCGCTCGCCGCAGCCATTGTGTACGAATACTTTCGCGAGCACCTGTGGACCCATGTCAATAACATCAACGCAATCGTAAAAGAAAAGCGCGACTTGATGTTTGAAATGCTGGGACAATCTCCCGACGCTTTTGAATGGTTCAGCCGTCCCAAAGGCGGATTATTTATCTGGGTCAAATTGCCCGATGCCACCGATGTGATCGAATGCGAACAAATAGCCGAATCCCGCGGAATCGACTACGCCACCGGCAAAGCATTTCACGTACACCACGACGACGTGCCCTACCTGCGCCTCGCATTTGGCTACGCATCCCTCGCACAAATCCGAGAAGGTATTCCCAAGCTGGCAGAATGCGTCATGGCAACGCAGAAATGA